In Halorhabdus tiamatea SARL4B, a genomic segment contains:
- a CDS encoding ArsR/SmtB family transcription factor codes for MSYDTEHVRNADDTPGMITGIPTFAELLDNADLAALYTAIRRSSTASGPELVETMDVSKKTVYDYLHKLERAGLIRQIDDDGGTAVYAAEEFELSITVRETEVTITPELVEVIAQEDGYPTIERVLNEHGITTFALVYDLVKAHAAGDVTIRQIADLADLSTGTAYDLVEALYSIRSLGDDESSPMTYTPGDFDAAADDLLAEIDDE; via the coding sequence ATGAGCTACGATACCGAACACGTCCGGAACGCGGATGATACGCCGGGAATGATTACTGGCATTCCGACGTTCGCGGAATTACTTGATAATGCTGATCTCGCTGCCCTTTACACTGCCATACGGCGCTCATCAACCGCATCTGGCCCAGAACTCGTCGAAACGATGGATGTCTCGAAGAAGACAGTCTATGACTATCTGCATAAGTTGGAGCGGGCGGGCTTGATTCGGCAAATCGACGATGACGGGGGCACTGCTGTGTACGCCGCTGAGGAATTCGAACTGTCGATAACAGTTCGAGAAACAGAAGTCACGATCACGCCGGAACTGGTCGAAGTCATCGCACAGGAGGACGGATATCCGACTATCGAGCGCGTGCTTAACGAGCACGGAATCACCACGTTCGCTCTCGTCTACGATCTCGTGAAAGCCCACGCCGCAGGCGACGTCACGATTCGACAGATCGCTGATCTCGCGGACCTCTCTACGGGAACAGCGTATGATCTCGTTGAAGCCCTGTATTCGATTCGCTCCCTCGGTGACGACGAGTCGAGCCCGATGACGTACACGCCGGGCGATTTCGATGCGGCGGCGGACGATTTGCTTGCGGAAATCGACGACGAGT